TGAACAAACATCTGACATCTCAGAACCAAATTATAATTCTGCACTAAAATGACAGGCTATGAAATTGAACAAAGGAGCACATACGACTGTTCAGAATCATTACTGcagaaaacacaataaaatggacatttttaaaaacagatccTTAGTTACTGCTGATGTAACTtgccaaagtaaaagaaaattttgtctCTTCTGGTACTTCTCTTTGCAATAATGACAGTGAATGTCACAAAGAATCTCACAACTTTGGGGTATTAGGACAACAGAAGCAGGAAAACAACCCCAAACCAATCCAGGAGGCAGAAATACATCTCAAACTGCGTCATAGTACAGACTTGTCGTGCTATGGAAAGTTAAACTGTCTCAAATGTAACTTGATTCATCATTAAGCGTGTTTTTCGAAGTGAACGCAAATAAAACATCTAGCATATTTTTGCCTCCAGTTTGAGAAGTCAGACATAAAATCCAAATGGTCTTAAAAATTTTGATGTTTTcactttatcttttaaatatggaaaatatcTTCTACATTGCTCAGATTTAATCTAGTCTGTTTCTGCTGGCTCAGTGGGTTTCCATGAGATACAGGAGAAACCAAGTGCAACAGTCCCTGCTCAGCAGCTATTCTGAAACTGCATCAGGAAAGTTCCACCTCATGTGAGTTTCGCTTCAGATGAGTTCCACTTCAGGTGAGTTCTGCCTCACCTGAGTTCTATCTCAGGTGTTCAACAAAGTGGGATGAGCTAAACTACCATAAGAAGTTAGCTCCATATTTATCAAGTAAACTCTGTTACCTTGAGGTTTGCATGATTTCTGGTCAACATCAGCTTCTACATTCACAAATAAAAAGCATCAGTgcatagaaaaagaaatcagaagtgAAGGAGAAACAGTTCTAATTGTTTGAGTGCGGAAAGGGGGAGTTGTCATTTCTTTCACGATTCATGGCTTCCTGTGACATTTTGACATTTCCTTTAAGGGAAAACCTAAGTTACTGCAGGATTCCAGgattcttccattttcttcatgATGAAAGGTTTGAAAAAGTAGACCTTTGTGAGGAAATACTACAGACTTCCAAATTGGTGAAAGAGCTCCCAGCGTCGCTTGGATACTCAGGGTAGGAGGAGCTGGAGGATATGATGTTTTTGAGCCTCTGGAGGGCAATGATTAAAAGCAGGAGCAGAAATGCTAAAAGGCTGAGGAAGATGGACACATAGATATAGACATTTGACAGGTGGCCCGAGGACGGGTCTACAGAGGTGGAAAGGGAGGTGGGAAACAATTCCAGGAAAGTTCCGTTCTCCATATTTCCCCCCAGGACAGAGGAAGAGTCAGGTTCAGACATCTTTGTGGAGGGTTGAAGAGAGTTGAAATGGATGAAAAGTTGAAGTTTCACACGAGGGATAAAACAATcagcattttttccctttcttgatGGTGTCAGCAAAACTTGCAGGCTGCTCCTCAGCACAATAAAAAGGTTTTGGTCTCCAAACCAGAGCAGCAGGGGATCAGGTGTCCACTGACACTGCaggacaaacacaaaacaaaacacaaaacaactgtGTTATTCAGAAAATATCACAGTTGATAtttcatttctagtttttttctttgtttgcaaaAAGACTTAATTATAAAAACCCAACatggaagagagagaacaaaatgactTCCCAAGGAAcaagcaatatttttattgttccaCACAAATGATCATACAAAAATGAAGTTTTATCTTCACAGTACCCTAGGTGCTAGGTCTCTTCAAggaactaaagaaaaataaaaaggaaaatacatttCTGATGTGCTCCATCTGCTACAATTTCAACAGATGCTCTAAATGGATGCACTGAGAACAGGGCCCAAAAGTTAGCTCCAAATCTCCTTCTTCCAGAAAATTAATTCCACAAGTTCTCCAGCCCACAGGCACAATTCCCAGCCACTGTCTCCTTACAGCACACTTTGGAGATTTGCTGCATATATAAGTTTGCTTTTTGGTGAGAGTTtataatttgttcatttgtttatgaaAAACGTATCTCCACGAGTTACAGActatttctgtgtatttcttttcttttagatttgTCTACATACTTTGCTCATGTACTTCAGGCAAGGAAACAAAGTGAACTGAATTAACAAAATTATGTTAACAAAATTAGATTAATTTAGAACATACCTTTGATAGAATCAAAAGGTAGGTTTGCTGTCAAGAGACTTAATCTAAGGTCTAAATTCTTTATCTTGGGAGTTTGGGCAAATTGCCTACATTTCTGAGCTTGACTTTTACTCTCCCAGTCTATCTTCTTATTCTGTTTTGTAAGGTTCAAAATAACCCATAGGGAAGCCCTTTGTAAAGATTTGGGCCACAATGActttgtagtgtgtgtgtgtgtgtgtgtgtgtgtgtgtgtgtgtgtgtcagagagagagagagagagagagagagagagagagagagagagagagagagagagactttgtaCTTGGTCTTGCAGGTCACCAAGTCCATATGGAGTCCAGGGAAACAGCGTGAAGGAGATTGACCACTTCCCACTGAtgatttcctttctttaaatTCAGTAGAGTTGCTTATCTCAGCTCTTTAAGTCATTGCATCATTTTGCCATAAAGTTCTAAATATTGCTATACTGATATGCTAGTGTGAAAACATCCACTGTGCCTTGATTTCCCTTTTCCCTAAACTCCGTTCTACATTTTACCTTGAAAACTTACCTTCTACTATCTCCAAATATAATTAAGCATGAGTGGCACTACTGATTCTTGGGGAGGAGGGGATACTTCAGAGAAGGCTGTTTCTCCTGGGgatgaggtgggtgggtggggagtgttTATGCCAATAACAGTCTTAGTGAGTTCCTCTGAGTAGTGCACCACAGAGTCATAGCAACTCCTAAAATTATTTGACTCCCTTTCTTCATTATGCTTTGCTTGGTGATTTTAATTCTATTAGACTGCAACAGGTCCTAAAAACCCTTAAAAAGAAGAGTGAGTAAATCAGAGTGGAACTGAAAATTTGTAACACTGGTTCAGCAATACCTAGCCTTTTTTACAGCATGTAAATGTTCTAGCTGTTCACTGTAAGTAAAAAAATAGCAGTCTCAGAGAGAACTTGAGGTATAGGACAGAAAACAAGGAGAGGAACCACATGGAAtgaataggaagaagaaatttcaaaatgtaaGTCATCCTGAATCTAGCTgtgaaaaatcagaaacaaaaaaatttgatTTGACAAAAGAAACAACTTTGATTTAGGAGATAAGCCAGAACTTTCTGCTTCTCCACGTCTCACCCCTTTATATACCTCATGTTGTTGGGGTCCAAAGATATTACACATTTTTTCTAGCTTGGGTAAAGAAGTGCAGGATGATGCTTCTGTGTGTTTCTTACTGGGTCAGCAAAACTGgaattattatttccattttgcatAGGAGGTAACTGAGTCTAAGATGTCCTGATAATTTCTCTGGTTTCACACTAGACCGTGACTAGTAATAAGGCATGAAGtgtgttcttgatttttttcaagtgtgAGGAGGAAAACAATGCTGAAATTTGGCTATTTAGTTCCTATCTGTCACTTTGGGAAACACAGATGAGTCTTGAAATGTTGATTTTCCCTTTTGGACAGTGGTATCATAGGTCTTGAGTCAAGAAACATGGTAACATTTTCATAATTGTCCTTAGAACATTATAAAATTCCACCCCAAGAAAAGTTCTAGCAGGcaaattggtttatttatttatttttctttctgaatggTCTAATCTTAGCTATCCCTACAATTCTGAAGCAGGAAGTTAGCAATTGAGTTAGAATGagatgatttttctattttatttttatttgggggccacagcaaaCAGAATTCAGGAACCCCTCCTGGCgtttggtgtttgggggtcactcccagtggttcttggAAGACCAAGAGATTATGGGACTCAAACCCTCCCACTTTCAAATCATGAACTCAGATCATGAAGTTATTTC
The nucleotide sequence above comes from Sorex araneus isolate mSorAra2 chromosome 1, mSorAra2.pri, whole genome shotgun sequence. Encoded proteins:
- the SERTM1 gene encoding serine-rich and transmembrane domain-containing protein 1, translated to MSEPDSSSVLGGNMENGTFLELFPTSLSTSVDPSSGHLSNVYIYVSIFLSLLAFLLLLLIIALQRLKNIISSSSSYPEYPSDAGSSFTNLEVCSISSQRSTFSNLSS